The segment AGCAAGCTCCGCAGCTTGAAGGCCTATTTACTGATTTTGTCTTCAAATCTATCCTACAAGAAAAACGGATCTACCGACTTAAGGTGAATTTGGGTTAATACAATAACTCGGAGCTAATATATCCTATACCCTACCGCCCTCCAAACGTAGCGACAACAAAAAAGCCCCTGAGCGTCTTTGCCGTGTTTCGACCCCAAGGACTTTTTGTGCACGTTTTTACTCCTCACACACGCCTATAAGGTAGCTGGTTCTAGAAGACCTTTTTCTCAAGAGAGTGACGCTTTTTGAATTGTCACCATTGTCTCCCACACTCTGTTAAATTATCCCTAACCTCTAATTTGTCAGCGTTTGTTGACATAAATATTAAAATTAAATGACAATTTGAGTCCCTTAAGCCTAATTAATTCATCATTTGCCTGATAAATTAAGGATTTACCCCCTTGACCATAACCCCTAATCTTCTGTTACATAAGGTTAAGCAAACGATCCCCATGATCCTAAACTTAATGAGAATGAATCAAGTGTAATTCTCAGGCAAGTGGTGAAAATTTTGCCAGCAGCTATCCCCCTAGGGGTTACGCAAAAGGCAATCAATCGTACTCAAGGCAAAAGCAGGGGTTAACAACCGTTGATCCCCACAACAGGGTTTTAGCTGTTACCCATGTCCTAAACTATACTTCAACTGATATCTATACCGTCTTAACTATCGGAGAGTGGATCTCATGGTGCCCAAGCAAACCCCTTTAGAAGAAATGACCCTTAGACAGCTACGAAGAGTAGCCAGCCAATATAACATCTCTCGTTACAGTCGAATGCGCAAAGAACAATTAATCACGGCACTCCGACAAGCCATGAGAGAAGAGACTGTCCCTTATCCATCCACAGTTGAGGGAGAACAAGCAATAGAAGCCGCTAAATTTGACGTGGGTCAAGAAGATGTCATCGGTGGACTTTTATCCTCAGTCGATGATCAACTCGGTGATCTGCCAGATGGTTATGGAGATAGTCGCATTGTTCTTTTACCCCGTGATCCCCAATGGGCCTATGCTTATTGGGATGTCCCCAACGAAGCTAAAGAAGCCTTACGTCAGCAAGGGGGAAAACAATTAGCCCTACGTCTATACGATGTCACCCATATCGATCTTAATTATCATCGACCCCATAGTGTCCAAGAATACGTCTGTGATGAATCGGTCAGAGAATGGTACATACCGATTCCAGTCAGCGATCGCCACTACCTTCTTGATATCGGCTATCGTTGCTTTGATGGTCGCTGGTTAATTCTCGCCCGTTCTGCCCCCGTGCGTATCCCCTCGGTCTATCCTTCTGACTGGGTAGAAGATATCTTTATTACCGTTGACTGGAACGAAGACCTACAAGGAAAAACCCTCTGTCATCTGGTGTCCCCAGGTCAAACCGGGGACGGCAGCTTTATCTATGACGACATTTTTGCCCTAGGAGACTCGGTTTTTGGGTCAATACCCCATATTGCAGGTTCTCTGGTGAGTTCCTATATCTTTCCTTCAGGGGTTGGTTCCTGGGCATTTCCGACGGAATCTGGTTTGAATATGTCCGGTTTAGGGTTGTCCGCTTCAGGCGTTCCCGAACAACCGCGTAAGTTCTGGTTAGTCGCTGATGCAGAATTAATCGTCTATGGGGCAACCGAACCCGATGCGATCGTGACGATTGGGGGTCATCCGATCAAACTCAATCCCGATGGCACTTTCCGCTTCCAGATGTCTTTTCAGGATGGACTGATTGACTATCCGATTGTTGCGTTAGCGTCAGATGGAGAACAAAGTCGTTCCATTCACATGAAATTTACGCGGGAAACCCCCGATCGCCAAACCAATAGTAAAGAAGAAGCGGTTTTAGAATGGCCTTAGTTTAATGGGGTAAAATTCGCTGATTTTTTGCCAATTTCTTGGATATCATTTTGTCGTATTCAACAAAGTGTACTAATGTCTAGGGGATTGCCAGCAATAACGAATCTTCCCACCGCTACTAGAAAACTGGCGACGGCTGTTGTTAAAATGCCTATAAGCGTCCAGATTTGAGCCCGTGATGACCCCCTAAGTTCTTTAACATCCGTGTCAATGGCTTCTAACTTAGCTTCTAGCTTGGCTTGTCCTTTCTCTAGGTTGTTAAGACGTTCATCAATCTTGATAAATCGGTCATCAATCTTGTCTAACCTTTGATTAACGTCTTTATGGTTGTTGTCTATTTTGTCCTCGATGCGTTTAAGAATGTCCTCTAAAGAATAGCTAACGCTAATGGGTGGCTGACTCATCGTCTAAACTCCTTCATATCCCTTAGTAATATATTCCTTAGCCTCTTGTATGGTATCAAATTGATGGATGAATTTATGAAAGCCGCGATCGCTGAAGCCAAACAAGGCCTTCAAGAAGGAGGCATTCCGATTGGTTCAGTATTAGTAAAAGGGGATCAAATTATTGGCAAGGGTCATAATAAACGGGTTCAGGATGGTGATCCCGTGACCCATGCTGAAATCGATTGTCTGCGCAATGCCGGACGGATTGGTAATTATCAAGATACTGTCCTGTATTCGACGTTAATGCCTTGTTATTTATGTGCCGGGGCTGTGGTTCAATTTGGCATTAAAAAAGTGATTGCCGGAGAATCACAAACATTCCCCGGAGCGAGGGAATTTATGGAATCCCACGGAGTTGAAGTGATTGACTTGAACTTAGGAGAATGTCAACAATTAATGCAGGAATTTATCGAAAAAAATCCTCAACTTTGGAACGAAGATATTGGGAAATAAATAAATAGTAAACCGTCATTTATAACCTGAATAAGTGGTATTGTAGTGTTAACGGCTAAGTTGAGCGGTGGCTAATATCCTTTGCTTCCTCATCAAAATCTTTGACTTAATCTCCCATTAGTTCGTTGGGTGTGCAAAGGATAGGCAATACATAGCCAAAATCAAGGCTAATCTCAGCTAACTTACCCTGTATTTGAGCATTAGCAATATGTTTACAATTCCACGTTAACAGATAATCCATGCCGTGGACAGTTGCGGCGGCAATGTGGATCGCGTCAACTTTCGCTTTTGGAGGCAGATTACTGCGGGTTAAGAATTGTTTAGCCAAATCTTGTGCAGCGTCATTCAATGCCAACAAGGGAAAATCACGCAGAATATCTAGCCTTAACCTAACCTACGCAATCAGCACTCACCGATCTAGTAGTGCGATCGCACTAATTATACAATAGTCACATAATGGGTTGCTTGTTGGGTTTCGTTCCTCAACCCAACCTACAAGATCGGCGATCGCACTGAAGATAACCGATGGATCAATGCTCAGAGAATTGAAGTCTCTGGCGGTATGTTTATCTAATTCCAACCAACCACAATAAAAAGGAAAATCACCATGTTAAATGTAGAGAACAAAGTCATTGCTATTACTGGTGCGAGTAGCGGCATTGGTGAAGCCACTGCCAAGTTACTGGCTGAAAATGGCGCAAAGGTTGTTTTGGGAGCACGGCGTACAGAAAGGCTAGAAAAGATTGTTGATGAGATCCGTCGTCAGGGTGGCTCAGCAGAATTCAAAACGGTGAACGTTGCTGATCGTGAGGATATGAAAGCGTTCATTCACTTTGCCAAAGACACCTTTGGTCGAATTGATGTCATTTTCAACAACGCCGGTGTCATGCCTTTGTCCCCAATGAATGCCTTAAAAGTTCAGGAATGGGACAATATGATCAACGTCAACATCAACGGGGTATTGAATGGCATTGCGGCGGGTCTACCAATCATGGAAGCACAAGGCGGGGGGCAGTTTATCAACACTGCATCCATTGGTGCCCATGTGGTGGTACCAACTGGCGCAGTCTACTGTGCAACCAAATACGCGGTTTGGGCAATCTCCGAAGGACTGAGGCAGGAATCGAAAAACATCCGCGTGACCACGATCTCTCCCGGTGTCGTAGAAACAGAGCTGGGTTCTGATATCACAGACGATTCAGCAGAAGAGGCATTGAAAGAATTTCGCAAAACTGCCCTAACCCCGGATGCGATCGCCAGAGCCGTTTTATATGCCGTATCCCAGCCCGACGATGTGGATGTCAATGAAATGGTTGTTCGCCCGACTGCCAGTGCTTTCTAGCCTTGAAACGCTACTATAACTCTGGTCTAAGGGATTAGAGCAGGTTGGTGGTTTTGAATAAAATTTGTCGCTATGACGCTCATTCACTGCCACCTGCTTTAGCCTTCCCGAAACGATTTTGCAAGGAAAGACATCAGCAAAAGAGGGAATAATTAAGGGAATAATTATAAGTCTCTGGCAACTATTTCACAGCAAGGGAAGCGTAATAATCTTCAACAAGCGATCTACGATCACCACTTAAATTCTTTCCTGATTTTCCCTGCTCGATTCCAGCAGAGGTAAAAATATCATTGATATTACGTATATACAAGTGGATTACGCAAAATTCGCGGAATTCTGTCTTCAGAATCTCGACATTTGGTGTCACAACGCTATGACTCCTTTAGGATAATCTAAATTCTCCCTCTAAATTTTAACCATTAAATGAGAAGTAGTTATTCCGCACCCACTAAGAATTTAACACTAAATACCCAGAGATGGGCTTTCGACTGCGTCTCAACCGATATCTTTAGCGACCTAACTATTAATTGTACCGACTTTTTCTGGATAGTCAATCCCCAGAGGACAAAAAACAGAAATTTTCTGGATAATCTCCCTGTAGAGAATGTTATCGGTGAAATTTTCCGTATATTTTCCGACGATAGTCAGAAAATTTCGGTATAACATACCGAATAGTCATATTATTCAGAAACATTCTGAATATCCTCCGATGGAAAAACCCCCTAAAAAGCTCCTTGAACAAGTCCGCGATGTCATTCGTGTGAAGCATTACTCTTATAAAACCGAAAAAAGTTACATTAAGGAGTTCATCAATTAATCGTTAAATTGCTTTATGGGACAGGATTAGGTCAAACAGAATGTTTACAATTACGAGTTAAGGATATAGATTTTGCTCAAAACCAAGTAATTGTTAGAGATGGAAAAGGCATGGAAAGTCGAGTCACAATGTTACCGATAAGTTTAGCTGGAGAATTAAAGTTTCATTTAGAAATTGTCAAACGGTTACATCAACAGGATTTAGATAAAGGTTATGGTTCAGTTTACTTGCCTTTTGCTTTAGAGAGAAAGTATAAAAATGCAGATCGGGACATTGACGAGAAGTTCAAGGAAACCTTAATTTGAGAGGAGGAGTATTAAGTGGGGATGATACCATTCTTGAAAAACATTACAATCAAGTAGAAAAATCTCATTTGATTGGTTATTATTGGTCAGAAAAGTATCAAAAAGCTATCAAAGGAGTTAACTTAATTACTTTGTATTATACTGACATTGAGGGAAAATCAATGCTCATTCATTATCTAAGTTTCAAGTAAGAACGACTGAGGCTATTGTTACTCATATTTTCTGTGATAAAATCACAATAAGGATGAGTCGTTGTACTCATCTTAAGCTTTTAGAGAAACTGACTATGACCAACGAGCAAGAACTACAAGAAACCACCTTAGAAACCCCCGAACTATCCCAACCCTTCCAAGAAACCTCTGGAGAAGGCGAGATCGAATCCCCCGAAGCGCGAGAGTCAACTCCCGTAGAAGGGGACTCCCAGGCAGTTGAAGCCGAAATAGCCGAGGAACAAGCCCCCCAAGAGGAGCTTACCCCCGAACAAATTATTGCCAGCTTAACTCAAGAAATCGCCTCATTAACCGAAAAACTTGGCCAAGAAAACCAACAATTTGAAACCTTGAAAAAGCGGTATATTGCCCAAGCCGCAGAATTTGATAATTTCCGTAAAAGAACCGAAAAAGAGAAAAAAGAACTAGAAACGCAAGTTAAATGTCGAACCATCAAAGAATTATTGCCCGTCGTTGATAACTTTGAACGAGCCAGAAACCAAATTGAACCCGCCGACGAAGGAGAAGCCGTCATCCACAAAAGTTATCAAGGGGTCTATAAAAACCTCGTCGATAGCCTCAAACGCCTGGGAGTTTCCCCAATGCGTCCCGAAGGAGAACCCTTTGATCCCCTTTATCACGAAGCTATGCTACGCGAACCCACCAATGACTATCCCGAAGGAACCGTACTCGAACAGTTGATTAGAGGGTATTTGCTAGGAGATCAAGTATTACGCCATGCTATGGTCAAAGTAGCAGCCCCCCAAGAACCCAGTGTTACCCCAGAAGAATCCCCTGCCCAAGCCGAAGCCAATGCTTGATCAAATTAAATTTATTGTTCGCGTGCAATCAGAACAAGAGTAGTGGGTAATATAGTTAGTAGAGG is part of the Rippkaea orientalis PCC 8801 genome and harbors:
- a CDS encoding SDR family oxidoreductase, translating into MLNVENKVIAITGASSGIGEATAKLLAENGAKVVLGARRTERLEKIVDEIRRQGGSAEFKTVNVADREDMKAFIHFAKDTFGRIDVIFNNAGVMPLSPMNALKVQEWDNMINVNINGVLNGIAAGLPIMEAQGGGQFINTASIGAHVVVPTGAVYCATKYAVWAISEGLRQESKNIRVTTISPGVVETELGSDITDDSAEEALKEFRKTALTPDAIARAVLYAVSQPDDVDVNEMVVRPTASAF
- a CDS encoding DUF4912 domain-containing protein, whose translation is MVPKQTPLEEMTLRQLRRVASQYNISRYSRMRKEQLITALRQAMREETVPYPSTVEGEQAIEAAKFDVGQEDVIGGLLSSVDDQLGDLPDGYGDSRIVLLPRDPQWAYAYWDVPNEAKEALRQQGGKQLALRLYDVTHIDLNYHRPHSVQEYVCDESVREWYIPIPVSDRHYLLDIGYRCFDGRWLILARSAPVRIPSVYPSDWVEDIFITVDWNEDLQGKTLCHLVSPGQTGDGSFIYDDIFALGDSVFGSIPHIAGSLVSSYIFPSGVGSWAFPTESGLNMSGLGLSASGVPEQPRKFWLVADAELIVYGATEPDAIVTIGGHPIKLNPDGTFRFQMSFQDGLIDYPIVALASDGEQSRSIHMKFTRETPDRQTNSKEEAVLEWP
- the grpE gene encoding nucleotide exchange factor GrpE, whose translation is MSRCTHLKLLEKLTMTNEQELQETTLETPELSQPFQETSGEGEIESPEARESTPVEGDSQAVEAEIAEEQAPQEELTPEQIIASLTQEIASLTEKLGQENQQFETLKKRYIAQAAEFDNFRKRTEKEKKELETQVKCRTIKELLPVVDNFERARNQIEPADEGEAVIHKSYQGVYKNLVDSLKRLGVSPMRPEGEPFDPLYHEAMLREPTNDYPEGTVLEQLIRGYLLGDQVLRHAMVKVAAPQEPSVTPEESPAQAEANA
- a CDS encoding nucleoside deaminase, which encodes MDEFMKAAIAEAKQGLQEGGIPIGSVLVKGDQIIGKGHNKRVQDGDPVTHAEIDCLRNAGRIGNYQDTVLYSTLMPCYLCAGAVVQFGIKKVIAGESQTFPGAREFMESHGVEVIDLNLGECQQLMQEFIEKNPQLWNEDIGK
- a CDS encoding hemolysin XhlA family protein, with amino-acid sequence MSQPPISVSYSLEDILKRIEDKIDNNHKDVNQRLDKIDDRFIKIDERLNNLEKGQAKLEAKLEAIDTDVKELRGSSRAQIWTLIGILTTAVASFLVAVGRFVIAGNPLDISTLC
- a CDS encoding tyrosine-type recombinase/integrase; translation: MLYGTGLGQTECLQLRVKDIDFAQNQVIVRDGKGMESRVTMLPISLAGELKFHLEIVKRLHQQDLDKGYGSVYLPFALERKYKNADRDIDEKFKETLI